Proteins encoded in a region of the Coffea eugenioides isolate CCC68of chromosome 4, Ceug_1.0, whole genome shotgun sequence genome:
- the LOC113768796 gene encoding GDSL esterase/lipase 5-like produces the protein MGNSCINQLRFLIFLIASLAGAYQSYGFHHLSPKPRVPLFVFGDSLYDPGNNNYINTTPDFLANFLPYGETFFEFATGRFSDGRLIPDFIAKYAKLPLIPPYFQSSYRQFVYGVNFASGGGGALVETHEGKAIDLKTQLRYFKNVEKQLRRELGKEGTDQLLSNAVYMFSIGGNDLLAPNPIFSSFSTEEYVGIIVGNFTEVLKEVYKAGGRKFGFLSLLPLGCLPYVRAHNAEGNGETCVKDLTDLAKSYNAALAQKFKQLQKQLKGFIYSNFDFFNAVTQRLSNPSKYGFKEVKSGCCGSGAYRGNYTCGGKRGDAAYELCDNPEEHFFFDSYHPSETAYHQFAELMWNGSPSVTGPCSLKSLFEV, from the exons TCCTATGGCTTTCACCACCTTTCTCCCAAACCAAGAGTTCCTCTGTTCGTCTTTGGCGATTCACTTTACGATCCAGGCAACAACAACTACATTAACACCACCCCCGATTTCCTGGCCAATTTTTTGCCATATGGAGAAACTTTTTTCGAATTCGCAACCGGGAGATTTTCCGACGGCCGTCTCATTCCCGATTTTATTG CTAAATATGCAAAGCTACCATTAATTCCACCCTACTTCCAGAGTAGCTATCGTCAATTCGTTTATGGGGTGAATTTTGCATCTGGAGGTGGAGGAGCTCTTGTTGAAACCCATGAGGGCAAG GCAATTGACCTAAAAACGCAGTTGAGGTATTTTAAGAATGTTGAGAAGCAGTTGAGGAGGGAGCTAGGTAAAGAAGGAACGGACCAATTGCTCTCCAATGCTGTATACATGTTTAGTATAGGAGGCAATGATTTATTGGCCCCAAATCCCATATTTAGCAGCTTTTCTACCGAAGAATATGTTGGAATCATTGTTGGAAACTTCACAGAAGTTCTAAAG GAAGTTTATAAGGCGGGAGGGAGAAAATTTGGATTTCTTAGCTTGTTGCCTTTGGGATGTCTGCCGTATGTTAGAGCTCACAATGCAGAGGGCAACGGGGAGACGTGCGTGAAAGACCTCACGGACTTGGCGAAATCATACAATGCGGCACTCGCTCAGAAATTCAAGCAGCTACAGAAGCAGCTCAAAGGATTTATCTACTCAAATTTCGATTTCTTTAATGCAGTTACCCAAAGACTTTCTAATCCGTCAAAGTATG GTTTCAAGGAAGTGAAGAGTGGATGCTGTGGTAGCGGAGCTTATCGGGGAAATTATACCTGTGGAGGGAAGAGAGGAGACGCCGCCTATGAATTATGTGATAATCCTGAGGAACACTTCTTTTTTGACTCTTACCATCCATCTGAAACAGCCTACCATCAATTCGCTGAGTTGATGTGGAATGGATCTCCCAGTGTTACGGGACCGTGTAGTCTCAAGTCGCTCTTTGAAGTTTGA